The Puntigrus tetrazona isolate hp1 chromosome 16, ASM1883169v1, whole genome shotgun sequence genome includes a region encoding these proteins:
- the LOC122361033 gene encoding lysophosphatidic acid receptor 4-like yields the protein MLTGTSTQNFSYFLNVTTDYFCSKHSAAPLFWAGFSFVCILLGFPATVKVLLELSRRHRQNISNDFFVFNLTFIDLAYLSILPFSVFNYIVWHNIQFEWLCNFMYSLTVSGRPLFMACVCGDYYFAVVHPIIYMTNKRSAMIRKIISVIVWLFIIIFGSLVASNTIYFTILGCTPMFISLPVIGFCDVSVFRALRKTSPSGKSNLHPQKKRALRTIINSFIMTFIVYLPPSIIFSLGHTNNLIYEVQYCILLFVAVCFTISGCVIMPVLYLGSTGQHSLRKILK from the coding sequence ATGCTGACAGGGACATCCACTCAgaatttttcatactttttaaatgtcaccACGGACTATTTTTGCTCTAAACATTCTGCAGCTCCTCTGTTCTGGGCGGGTTTCTCTTTCGTTTGTATACTCTTGGGTTTCCCAGCCACTGTCAAGGTACTTCTGGAACTTTCTCGAAGACATCGTCAAAACATCTccaatgacttttttgtgtttaaccTGACCTTCATTGATCTCGCTTACCTAAGCATCCTTCCATTCAGTGTCTTTAATTACATTGTTTGGCACAACATCCAATTCGAATGGCTTTGTAATTTCATGTATTCTCTAACTGTATCAGGCAGACCTCTCTTCATGGCTTGTGTCTGTGgagattattattttgctgtgGTTCATCCAATTATCTACATGACCAACAAGAGAAGTGCCATGATTAGGAAAATCATCTCTGTTATAGTCTGGttgtttataatcatttttggaTCACTTGTAGCATCAAATACTATATATTTCACTATTTTAGGGTGTACACCTATGTTTATTTCCCTGCCTGTCATTGGTTTTTGTGATGTTTCAGTTTTTCGAGCTCTGAGGAAAACCAGTCCCTCTGGGAAAAGTAATTTACATCCTCAGAAGAAGAGAGCCCTGCGAACCATCATAAACAGTTTTATCATGACGTTCATTGTTTACTTGCCACCATCAATTATCTTTTCACTTGGACACACTAATAACTTAATTTATGAAGTACAGTACTGCATTTTACTCTTTGTAGCAGTGTGTTTTACTATTTCAGGCTGTGTCATAATGCCAGTTCTATATCTGGGGAGTACAGGCCAGCACAGTCTAAGAAAAATTCTTAAATAG